One window of the Colletotrichum destructivum chromosome 4, complete sequence genome contains the following:
- a CDS encoding Putative egh16-like virulence factor yields the protein MSSSMRALIFSALLAMAQGQGVIIAAQGPAGPASPGLLGKFVHKEDSFQDESTTHASSVVDQNKVDANIINKQEIVANVVNECGRTILQGNIDIGEETENQLGNRTVTQVTSGANVDVTIAQVSADGAGPYSCDLDLTSNSNGAAGQTKLTVQEFEPQNGQIRLTVTMPADMACVGASTGDVCTVRCFNNNAKGPFGGCFAVQQTDITPKQNTPANIPTAAKLEGVLSQVQQDIVDFPAAVKSNQEAATQGEQGLTAVKELLPNANMQAAGSAAAAISAGTNPPAAEAPNTGTPNTATPNTPPANNPPPNTPPPNVGKAKGKGGRAKGKGKGLAGLAALFGGGGAGGGAKRQRQQQQANNKRTPEDLLSSRFARRDIFGHND from the exons ATGTCTTCTTCCATGAGAGCTTTAATTTTCTCGgccttgttggcgatggcccAGGGCCAAGGCGTCATCATCGCGGCCCAAGGCCCTGCTGGCCCAGCCAGTCCCGGGTTGCTGGGTAAGTTTGTCCATAAAGAAGACAGCTTTCAAGACGAGAGCACAACTCATGCCTCTTCCGTAGTGGACCAAAACAAGGTCGATGCGAATATTATCAACAAGCAGGAAatcgtcgccaacgtcgtTAACGAGTGTGGCCGAACGATTCTTCAAGGCAACATCGACATTGGCGAGGAGACCGAGAATCAACTTGGCAACAGGACTGTCACCCAGGTCACATCAGGAGCCAACGTCGATGTGACTATAGCTCAGGTCAGCGCCGATGGCGCTGGTCCCTACAGCTGCGATCTCGACTTGACGAGCAACTCCAATGGCGCAGCAGGCCAGACCAAGCTGACCGTCCAGGAATTCGAACCGCAAAACGGCCAGATCAGGCTCACCGTCACGATGCCTGCCGACATGGCTTGCGTGGGGG CCTCCACTGGAGACGTCTGCACCGTCCGCTgcttcaacaacaacgcaAAGGGTCCCTTTGGCGGCTGCTTCGCCGTTCAGCAGACCGACATAACGCCCAAGCAGAACACCCCCGCCAACATCCCGACCGCCGCAAAGCTCGAGGGCGTGCTATCTCAGGTCCAGCAAGACATTGTCGACTTCCCAGCCGCTGTTAAGTCGAACCAGGAGGCCGCAACCCAGGGCGAGCAGGGCCTCACTGCTGTCAAGGAGCTTCTCCCCAACGCCAACATGCAGGCCGCTGGgtccgccgctgccgccatcaGCGCCGGTACCAAccctcccgccgccgaggccccGAACACCGGCACCCCTAACACCGCCACTCCTAACACACCCCCTGCTAACAACCCTCCTCCTAACACCCCGCCTCCTAACGTCGGCAAAGcgaaaggaaaggggggtCGTGCAAAGGGCAAGGGGAAAGGCCTCGCGGGCTTGGCTGCCCtgtttggcggcggcggtgctggcggAGGCGCTAAACGCCAacgtcagcagcagcaggcaaACAACAAGCGGACTCCCGAGGACCTGCTGAGCTCGCGTTTTGCCAGAAGAGATATCTTTGGCCACAACGACTAA
- a CDS encoding Putative GroES-like superfamily, alcohol dehydrogenase-like, NAD(P)-binding domain superfamily, with product MARQWILARQEGFEASLEFKENVSVPAPNELGRNKVLVKIKAASLNFRDLSIPKGAHGPIGIPLIPGCDGAGVVEAVGLDVEEFVPGDRVVMYSAPELADTRGDDAQATLADTPSMLGHGSPGTLTTIGVFSEKALVHAPKSLDWLPAGSLSCNWPTAWNALFGLRDREAGPGKWVLVQGTGGLSVAILQVAVAAGATVVATTSTEDKAARLRELGASRTVNYRTSEDTWGTEARALTPEGRGFDIVIDVGGDETLGQSLKATRPEGVLYVLGRVGGDAEPVSLFGCLMATCMVRGILYGSRNQFKEVVKFIDEKGIVPAGDDVVFELADAKNAYKRLNEKKHFAKVLIKIE from the exons ATGGCTAGACAATGGATTCTGGCCCGCCAGGAGGGCTTCGAAGCCTCACTTGAGTTCAAGGAAAACGTCTCCGTCCCAGCACCTAACGAGCTCGGCCGTAACAAAGTGCTTGTCAAGATCAAGGCGGCCAGTCTCAATTTCCGCGATCTTTCAATCCCGAAG GGCGCCCATGGACCAATCGGCATTCCTCTAATCCCCGGCTGCGATGGCGCAGGCGTTGTTGAGGCGGTGGGACTCGATGTCGAAGAGTTTGTGCCTGGTGACCGGGTGGTCATGTACTCGGCGCCTGAACTTGCCGACACCAGAGGCGACGATGCGCAGGCAACGCTCGCTGACACTCCTTCAATGTTGGGTCATGGTAGTCCTGGAACACTGACGACCATTGGCGTGTTTTCGGAAAAGGCACTCGTCCATGCCCCCAAGTCCCTCGACTGGTTGCCAGCAGGTTCATTGTCGTGCAACTGGCCCACGGCTTGGAATGCTCTATTCGGTTTGAGGGACAGAGAAGCCGGACCGGGCAAGTGGGTTCTCGTTCAGGGTACAGGCGGACTTAGCGTCGCTATCCTgcaggtcgccgtcgctgccggGGCGACCGTCGTTGCGACCACTTCGACCGAGGACAAGGCTGCCCGGCTGCGTGAGCTGGGAGCATCCCGAACCGTGAACTACCGCACGAGTGAAGACACGTGGGGAACAGAAGCTCGAGCTCTAACACCCGAGGGACGCGGTTTCGACATCGTTATCGACGTCGGAGGCGACGAGACACTCGGACAGTCACTAAAGGCCACCCGGCCGGAGGGAGTATTGTACGTGTTGGGACGTGTTGGGGGTGACGCTGAGCCGGTGTCTCTGTTCGGATGCCTCATGGCAACGTGCATGGTGCGCGGTATTCTCTACGGCAGCCGAAATCAGTTTAAAGAAGTGGTTAAGTTTATCGACGAAAAGGGCATTGTGCCGGCCGGGGACGACGTCGTTTTTGAACTGGCTGATGCGAAAAATGCGTACAAAAGGTTGAACGAAAAGAAGCACTTTGCCAAAGTCTTGATCAAGATAGAGTAG
- a CDS encoding Putative fungal transcription factor: MATLTFLNTTGSPALSRDLAKKMRGHITRINFAKRRERKLTRTTISEEENDSGQAVVTLEKQESFELQGLANRLSRSSTRFTVSTFSRLWSVLFLNSDAHHGDTNEEAAWLGLLISDPAFLNATLSVGIGHWSPEPIWRRDSGIHLHRAVSSMIERIGSGRGFTDGGLGAALTMAFGERLAQNDSGWNVHVSGVAQMIRERRSRGIAQEPSWFFGLMAWTIVDALGTRSNQVLTLIADVVDKLVALRKTIKAYHEDSTGSESLLGEISKGVQEVYTEAKALQSNSCPEVKAAALSVQILLHLSWPSSSPENLTLLANNLRAALDTRKLIQCSYMDMTSCQLMLGAMSADYGSETKAWFTGRLKAAVISLRSRGLVRPFMVTDDGLVLDQALMEPFRNIVAVQCWKPVHG, encoded by the exons ATGGCGACATTGACCTTTCTGAATACGACCGGATCGCCGGCTCTCTCGCGGGACTTGGCTAAGAAGATGAGAGGCCATATTACGCGCATCAATTTTGCCAAGCGGCGGGAGCGGAAattgacgaggacgacaatATCAGAAGAGGAAAATGACTCGGGACAAGCGGTAGTAACACTCGAGAAGCAGGAATCCTTCGAGCTGCAGGGCCTGGCCAACCGGCTATCACGTTCAAGCACACGCTTTACTGTCTCAACTT TCTCCCGGCTCTGGTCCGTCCTGTTTCTAAACAGCGACGCCCATCACGGTGATACGAACGAAGAAGCGGCCTGGCTCGGCCTGCTCATCTCAGACCCAGCCTTTCTCAACGCGACGCTATCTGTTGGCATAGGCCACTGGTCGCCAGAGCCCATCTGGAGGCGGGACTCCGGCATCCATTTGCACCGGGCCGTCAGTTCCATGATCGAGCGCATAGGATCCGGTAGGGGTTTTACTGATGGGGGGTTGGGTGCGGCGCTGACTATGGCATTTGGGGAGCGGCTGGCGCAGAACGACTCTGGCTGGAACGTTCATGTTAGTGGCGTGGCACAAATGATCCGTGAGAGGCGGTCCCGGGGCATTGCTCAGGAGCCGTCATGGTTCTTTGGTCTTATGGCCTG GACGATCGTTGACGCCCTAGGCACTCGGAGCAACCAAGTCTTGACACTTATAGCAGATGTGGTCGACAAGCTTGTAGCGCTACGGAAAACCATCAAGGCTTACCACGAAGATTCAACGGGATCCGAGTCTCTGCTGGGAGAGATTTCAAAGGGTGTACAAGAAGTGTACACTGAGGCAAAGGCCCTCCAATCCAACAGTTGCCCAGAAGTCAAAGCAGCAGCACTCTCCGTCCAAATACTCCTTCATCTATCATGGCCCTCTTCATCCCCTGAAAATCTCACACTCCTTGCCAATAATCTACGAGCGGCACTGGATACACGGAAATTAATCCAGTGTTCCTATATGGACATGACGTCCTGTCAGCTCATGCTCGGCGCTATGTCAGCTGACTACGGGTCCGAAACAAAAGCCTGGTTCACAGGAAGACTCAAAGCCGCAGTGATATCTCTTCGGTCTCGAGGATTGGTCAGGCCGTTTATGGTCACCGATGACGGCTTGGTTTTGGACCAGGCCTTGATGGAGCCGTTCAGGAACATAGTAGCAGTACAATGCTGGAAACCTGTACATGGGTAA
- a CDS encoding Putative alpha/beta hydrolase-1, peptidase S33 tripeptidyl aminopeptidase-like protein has protein sequence MARLSIFLHAGLLIQVGLAATSPGGNRINWGPCPDFNSTEPIQCANLSVPLDYTQPESNKTLQLQLLRIPALRQPSKGSILFNFGGPSVAGRPALATSGSLFRNSTSEYHDLVTFDPRGTGNTLPISCFEDEQERISYILKNPKAWGSLIPPNFWAKSSDNTPARLWAYAKLYVDKCYERNKEVGGFVGTAFVARDMMQIVDALGEDGLLRYWGRRIPRFLWILWHWGSDTDFVLPGGSYGTLLGQTAAAMFPERIDKMVLDGNLNPHEYYHGHDDEQWTDSDKAFSAVFQSCVANPSTCRLAQRYQNKTASQLEETIYTLIDDLNDRPVPFNGTLIDYGFVKSGVMTALYSPDLWVLLDVGFDALISRDLARFTQIWAVLAATYDSIGAAVDAQAGIRCGDKIVRVESLDEFLPIMERQFGISRIFGDVQTAMEMVCAQWRLPAKEQYAGDFRVKTRRPILFIGNTADAFTPLASARNASAGFEGSVVLQTNGYGHSSTGTSSCADLVTEAYYVNGTLPENGTFCELDNPVLPEGATKK, from the exons ATGGCTCGCCTCTCGATTTTCTTACACGCCGGCCTGCTGATCCAAGTTGGCCTCGCAGCAACCAGTCCAGGTGGGAACCGAATCAACTGGGGGCCATGTCCCGACTTCAACAGCACTGAGCCCATCCAATGCGCCAACCTCTCGGTGCCGCTTGACTATACTCAGCCCGAGTCGAATAAAACGCTCCAGCTACAGCTTCTTCGGATCCCTGCCCTTCGCCAACCGTCCAAGGGTAGCATTCTATTCAACTTTGGCGGGCCAAGTGTTgctggccggccggcttTGGCTACGTCGGGTAGCCTTTTCCGAAA CTCGACCAGCGAATATCACGATCTCGTCACCTTCGACCCGCG TGGTACTGGCAACACGCTACCCATCTCGTGCTTTGAAGATGAACAGGAAAGAATCTCCTACATCCTCAAGAACCCCAAGGCATGGGGCTCCCTGATCCCTCCCAACTTCTGGGCAAAGTCGTCGGACAACACGCCCGCCAGGCTGTGGGCATATGCTAAGCTCTACGTCGACAAGTGCTACGAGCGCAACAAGGAGGTCGGCGGCTTCGTGGGTACTGCGTTCGTTGCGAGGGACATGATGCAGatcgtcgacgcccttggcgaggacggctTATTGCGATATTGGGGTAGGAGAATTCCCCGATTTCTTTGGATCCTTTGGCATTGGGGTTCTGATACTGACTTCGTCCTCCCAGGCGGCTCGTACGGCACCCTTCTGGGACAAACGGCCGCGGCCATGTTTCCCGAGAGAATCGACAAGATGGTGCTCGACGGAAATCTCAACCCCCACGAATACTACCACGGCCA cgacgacgagcagtGGACGGACTCGGACAAAGCCTTcagcgccgtcttccagtcCTGCGTCGCAAACCCGTCCACCTGCCGCCTCGCCCAACGATACCAGAACAAGACGGCAAGCCAGCTCGAAGAAACCATCTACACCCTCATAGACGACCTCAACGACCGCCCCGTCCCCTTCAACGGCACTCTTATCGATTATGGCTTCGTCAAAAGCGGCGTCATGACGGCGCTCTACAGCCCGGATCTCTgggtcctcctcgacgtcggcttcgaTGCCCTCATCTCCCGGGACCTGGCCCGCTTCACGCAGATTTGGGCCGTGCTGGCTGCGACGTACGACTCCAtaggcgccgccgtcgatgcgCAGGCGGGTATCCGGTGCGGGGACAAGATCGTCCGCGTCGAGTCTCTAGACGAGTTCCTGCCCATCATGGAGCGGCAGTTTGGCATCAGCAGGATCTTTGGCGACGTGCAAacggcgatggagatggtCTGCGCCCAGTGGCGGCTCCCCGCCAAGGAGCAGTACGCCGGCGACTTCCGCGTCAAGACGAGGCGTCCTATCCTGTTCATCGGGAACACAGCTGACGCGTTTacgccgttggcctcggcacGGAACGCCAGCGCCGGGTTCGAGGGGAGCGTTGTCCTCCAGACGAACGGCTACGGT CATTCTTCCACCGGAACGTCGTCTTGCGCGGACTTGGTGACGGAGGCTTACTACGTGAACGGGACCTTGCCCGAGAACGGCACGTTCTGCGAACTAGACAACCCTGTCTTGCCTGAGGGTGCCACCAAGAAGTAG
- a CDS encoding Putative heterokaryon incompatibility: MNLDKFHFQYTSSLQGRRIRLLSFRQRHCPDRDLPLEVHLSEHSLDVAEFDALSYVWGDSHPKRRLICNGKHFDVRESLYEALIEYRHRHCNRRLWADAICINQNDDVEKTEQVRLMSDVYGTAMRTIIWLGRLQPDDEKAIRLVELVYNKTQRDNSQRPVSGTNEDFDFKTLDIPNVRNIRQIDPSWKALFQILRHPWFSRVWVIQELVLSSNPSFWRGEKSVDVHHLMWIAFHVGTKRNLSTAFGLINGFSSLPALGMANYFYNSAVRNRREKLPIWFHLMNSLGMKATDLRDRFFAIAGISAGLWTHFVDYSRTLEQVLSQVGLMSIIEGHQILDFEALDALADYPSITIRSASLHIPSWVPNFFSDQLRGIAFSRHYSTNSLRRTQGFMAAEIQIIVEDPNRALQHPITPSAPYLYHKVRELHMKALVFDKIKSMIPLTDMVKAKTSKFPREEKHPLSALQAGWDDAHELAISTISFVHRARLLAEPHLRNQDVMSGATFNAFWRTLLYNRTEIASSREQEPEDSFGMSFGYWYLLLKLFCTKLYYQDCVLFMTYWMILRPHAYPFKNTFDQIYGNRCFFVSEGGRLGWAPAHARCGDSLALFQGCRIPFAARLRVDDIWEYVGGCYVHGCMNGEIWRLEHSSWSFYRFA; the protein is encoded by the exons ATGAATCTCGACAAATTTCATTTCCAATACACATCGTCGCTACAAGGAAGACGTATTCGACTCCTGTCTTTCAGACAACGCCACTGCCCTGATCGAGATTTGCCACTCGAGGTTCATCTGAGTGAGCATTCGCTCGATGTGGCAGAATTTGATGCGCTATCCTATGTATGGGGAGATTCTCACCCCAAACGACGTCTCATTTGTAATGGGAAGCACTTTGATGTCCGGGAGAGCCTATACGAGGCGCTCATCGAGTATCGACACCGACATTGCAATCGCAGGTTATGGGCGGATGCAATCTGCATAAACCAAAatgacgatgtcgagaaAACTGAGCAAGTTCGACTCATGAGCGACGTATACGGGACCGCTATGCGCACAATAATCTGGCTGGGTCGCCTTCAGCCTGATGACGAGAAAGCTATTCGTTTAGTCGAACTGGTCTACAATAAAACGCAACGAGACAACTCACAACGCCCAGTATCAGGTACCAACGAGGACTTCGACTTCAAGACACTAGATATTCCGAATGTCAGAAACATCCGACAAATAGATCCCTCGTGGAAAGCGCTCTTCCAAATTCTCAGACATCCATGGTTTAGTCGAGTTTGGGTAATCCAAGAACTTGTTCTATCATCAAACCCGTCATTTTGGAGGGGCGAAAAAAGCGTTGACGTCCACCACCTAATGTGGATTGCTTTCCACGTTGGGACAAAACGGAACCTCTCGACAGCATTTGGTCTGATAAATGGGTTTTCCAGTTTGCCAGCGCTCGGCATGGCAAATTACTTCTATAACAGCGCAGTACGCAACAGACGTGAGAAGCTTCCCATCTGGTTTCACCTGATGAACTCACTTGGCATGAAGGCCACGGATCTCAGAGATCGGTTTTTCGCGATTGCAGGCATATCTGCTGGGCTCTGGACACATTTTGTTGACTACTCAAGGACCCTGGAACAAGTGTTGTCACAAGTGGGTTTGATGAGCATAATCGAAGGTCATCAGATACTGGACTTTGAGGCTTTGGATGCCTTGGCTGATTATCCATCCATTACAATTCGGAGTGCATCTTTGCACATACCTTCCTGGGTTCCTAATTTCTTCTCGGATCAGCTCAGGGGCATTGCTTTCAGTCGTCATTATTCGACAAACAGTCTTCGCCGAACACAAGGCTTTATGGCGGCCGAAATCCAGATAATTGTGGAAGATCCGAATAGAGCGCTACAACACCCAATAACGCCTAGCGCTCCCTATCTATATCACAAG GTTCGAGAATTGCACATGAAAGCCTTGGTCTTCGACAAAATCAAGTCGATGATACCCCTTACGGACATGGTCAAGGCCAAAACGTCCAAGTTCCcgagagaagaaaagcaTCCTTTGAGTGCCCTTCAAGCGGGATGGGACGACGCGCATGAGTTAGCCATCAGCACTATATCTTTTGTTCACCGGGCCCGACTGCTTGCGGAACCACATTTACGGAATCAGGATGTCATGTCAGGGGCAACTTTCAACGCTTTTTGGCGGACTCTGCTATATAACCGTACTGAGATAGCTTCATCCCGCGAGCAAGAGCCAGAGGACAGCTTCGGAATGTCCTTCGGCTATTGGTATCTGCTGCTGAAGTTATTTTGTACAAAATTATACTACCAGGATTGTGTCCTTTTCATGACGTATTGGATGATTCTACGACCACACGCCTACCCTTTCAAGAACACATTCGATCAGATTTATGGGAATCGATGCTTCTTTGTTTCGGAAGGCGGTCGACTTGGTTGGGCCCCAGCACATGCTCGTTGTGGAGACTCTTTAGCTTTATTTCAAGGTTGCCGAATCCCATTTGCTGCCAGGCTTCGGGTCGATGATATTTGGGAGTATGTTGGTGGATGTTACGTTCATGGCTGTATGAACGGAGAGATTTGGAGACTCGAGCATTCAAGTTGGTCTTTCTATCGTTTTGCTTAA
- a CDS encoding Putative Cellulose-binding domain, fungal, glycoside hydrolase family 12, with protein sequence MVHREHKTANNDFQSHKMSCIIHLVLLLSFVSHTFAQVAGWGQCGGIAYTGPTTCATGFTCVKQSDWFYQCIPVSPVTTTTTTTTKPATTTRPSTTITSTRSAQSSLCTLYAYASVNGYDLLNNLWGQDDADSGSQCTYYYGPASSGGLSWGTTWTWNGAPNNVKSYAYANRQFTRRLLDNIKGLPTTAQWSYSKADIRANVAYDFFTHPDPNHPNYNGEYEVMIWLNKYGDIWPITESPSGMPIAQVQLAGYTWDLYFGYNGAMKVYSFLAASGPIYNFSADAMVFFNHLASNYAFPLSNQYLLIDQFGTEAFTGQDATFYVSRFQAEVIA encoded by the exons ATGGTTCACAGAGAACACAAGACAGCCAACAACGATTTCCAAAGCCACAAAATGAGTTGCATCATTCATCTCGTTCTTTTGCTGTCTTTCGTCAGCCATACATTTGCACAAGTCGCTGGCTGGGGCCAATGTGGCG GCATCGCATACACAGGCCCGACGACTTGTGCTACTGGCTTCACTTGCGTAAAGCAGTCCGACT GGTTCTATCAGTGCATCCCGGTAAGCCCTGTCACaaccacgaccacgaccacgacgaaGCCCGCTACCACCACTCGGCCTTCGACAACCATAACTTCCACACGTTCTGCGCAGTCTTCTCTTTGCACTCTCTACGCATATGCCTCTGTGAACGGCTATGACCTACTTAACAATCTCTGGGGTCAGGACGACGCGGACTCGGGCTCTCAGTGCACCTACTACTACGGTCCTGCGTCTAGCGGTGGCCTATCCTGGGGTACGACCTGGACGTGGAACGGAGCACCCAACAACGTCAAGAGCTATGCCTACGCAAACCGTCAATTCActcgtcgccttctcgacAACATAAAGGGGCTTCCGACCACAGCTCAGTGGAGCTACAGCAAGGCTGACATACGGGCGAACGTGGCTTACGATTTTTTCACACACCCAGACCCCAATCATCCTAACTATAACGGGGAATACGAAGTGATGATATG GCTGAACAAGTACGGAGACATCTGGCCCATTACAGAGAGCCCATCAGGCATGCCCATCGCGCAGGTTCAGCTAGCCGGTTACACCTGGGATCTGTACTTTGGTTACAATGGAGCAATGAAAGTGTacagcttcttggcggcctcgggaCCTATTTATAACTTCAGCGCCGACGCCATGGTCTTCTTCAATCACTTGGCCAGCAATTACGCTTTTCCTCTGAGCAACCAGTATCTCTTGA TCGACCAGTTTGGAACAGAGGCTTTCACCGGCCAAGACGCGACTTTCTACGTATCAAGGTTCCAGGCCGAGGTCATTGCATGA